A genomic region of Branchiostoma lanceolatum isolate klBraLanc5 chromosome 4, klBraLanc5.hap2, whole genome shotgun sequence contains the following coding sequences:
- the LOC136433033 gene encoding WD repeat-containing protein 46-like: MADEEDKSGAGVGKLKGSKQTKRAPRYFDDRSDVTSKDKHGNEKPSEGKSADEKKKSGKKRTSAPDGDHADTKRGKESWDSDEEKDPFPGEAPVKEETLARYTRGEGNKVKMRAKTAGPKLERKTMEKKFHLAAKQAARAELLLGEDHGYLEASDDEDTSQLSQTDIADAVDISAAQKHFDLKLDKFGPYRMNYTRNGRFLVIGGRRGHVAALDWMSKKLLCEINVMEGVHDVKWLHVETMFAVAQQRWTYIYDHQGVELHCLKKFNNVLKMEFLPYHFLLATASSTGFLQYLDVSLGKELVAINVKQGCLNVMTQNPQTAVVHLGHANGTVTLWSPNVKEPLAKLLSHVTAVRSIAVDKTGTYMATSGQDRYMKVFDIRAMKPLQVYRMSAGAGQLAFSQTGLVAAALGNVVEVYKDCCSNVAEKPYLTHRLRNNISGLQFCPYEDVLGVGHRDGFTSLLIPGAGEANFDAFENNPYQTKKQRRDYEVKMLLEKIQPEMIGLEPGGVGQVSQLTAQEVEKREQEAVQKKFEPARKKKGRSKSLKTVQRTKGVEEEWRRMKVRQKMREEEEKRKKQQKDQKKKEKWGSALDRFQRKDN, from the exons ATGGCTGACGAAGAGGACAAGTCTGGAGCTGGAGTTGGTAAGCTCAAGGGGAGTAAACAAACTAAAAGGGCTCCGAGATACTTTGATGACAGGAGCGATGTGACGTCTAAGGACAAACACGGGAATGAAAAGCCATCAGAGGGGAAGTCTGCAGATGAGAAGAAGAAATCCGGGAAGAAAAGGACGTCTGCCCCGGATGGTGACCATGCGGACACTAAACGTGGGAAGGAGTCGTGGGACTCAGACGAGGAGAAGGACCCGTTCCCGGGAGAGGCACCTGTCAAAGAAGAAACCCTGGCAAGGTACACGAGAGGAGAAGGGAACAAAGTCAAG ATGCGAGCAAAAACTGCTGGACCAAAGCTGGAGCGGAAAACAATGGAGAAGAAGTTCCACCTGGCAGCTAAGCAGGCAGCCAGGGCAGAGCTGTTGCTGGGCGAGGACCATGGTTACCTGGAAGCATCTGATGATGAAGATACAAGTCAGCTGTCTCAGACTGACATAGCAGATGCTGTGGATATCAGTGCAGCACAGAAGCACTTTGACCTGAAGCTGGACAAGTTCGGTCCCTACAGGATGAACTACACACGGAATGGGAGGTTCCTGGTCATTGGAGGAAGAAGAGGGCATGTGGCAGCCTTGGATTGGATGAGTAAGAAGCTTCTGTGTGAGATCAATGTGATGGAGGGGGTGCATGATGTGAAGTGGCTTCACGTCGAGACCATGTTTGCTGTGGCCCAGCAGAGGTGGACGTACATCTACGACCATCAGGGAGTCGAACTGCACTGTCTTAAAAAATTCAATAATGTTCTTAAGATGGAATTTCTCCCCTACCATTTCCTCCTTGCAACAGCTAGCTCCACTGGTTTCCTGCAGTACTTGGATGTGTCCCTAGGGAAAGAATTAGTTGCCATCAATGTGAAGCAGGGCTGCTTGAATGTCATGACCCAAAATCCACAGACTGCTGTGGTTCACCTTGGTCATGCCAATGGTACCGTTACGCTATGGAGTCCCAATGTCAAGGAACCACTCGCCAAGCTGTTGAGTCATGTCACCGCAGTACGTTCCATTGCCGTAGACAAGACAGGGACCTATATGGCCACATCCGGGCAGGACCGTTACATGAAGGTCTTTGACATTCGTGCCATGAAACCGCTGCAGGTGTATCGCATGTCTGCAGGGGCTGGACAACTGGCCTTCAGCCAGACAGGGCTGGTTGCAGCTGCACTTGGAAATGTGGTAGAGGTGTACAAGGACTGCTGCAGCAATGTGGCAGAGAAACCTTACCTCACCCATCGTCTGCGCAACAACATAAGTGGTCTGCAGTTCTGTCCATACGAGGACGTTCTGGGGGTCGGCCACCGAGACGGATTCACAAGCCTTCTCATCCCTGGTGCTGGTGAGGCAAACTTTGATGCCTTTGAGAATAACCCCTACCAAACGAAGAAACAGCGTAGGGACTACGAAGTGAAGATGTTACTGGAGAAGATCCAGCCAGAGATGATCGGACTTGAACCAGGTGGAGTGGGACAGGTCAGTCAGCTCACAGCTCAGGAAGTGGAGAAAAGAGAGCAGGAAGCCGTTCAGAAGAAATTCGAGCCTGCCAGGAAAAAGAAGGGCCGCAGCAAGTCCCTAAAGACAGTACAAAGAACGAAGGGTGTAGAGGAGGAGTGGAGAAGGATGAAAGTGAGACAAAAGATGagggaagaagaagagaaacgaaagaaacaacagaaagatcaaaagaagaaggaaaagtGGGGATCAGCTTTGGATCGTTTTCAAAGAAAAGACAACTGA
- the LOC136433037 gene encoding platelet-activating factor acetylhydrolase IB subunit alpha2-like, with translation MTTNPAATPVPVEDVQGDRRWMDMHEHYVREAHEKEPEVLFVGDSLILQLAQTQIWTEKFEPMHCLNFGCGGDATQHVLWRLQNGELKNIAPKVVVFLAGTNNHGHTAEQVAGGIEACVRTIVQQQPQAKVLVLTIPPRGHQPNPLRVKNEEVNRRMASLLQSIPSVQLVDVCQGLLQSDGTINHNDMYDYLHLTSSGYAKFCEPLYCALAEILKMQDATALAMDAADNLVETPD, from the exons atgacaacaaacCCAGCCGCCACCCCTGTCCCGGTGGAGGATGTACAGGGGGACAGACGATGGATGGATATG CATGAGCACTATGTGAGAGAAGCTCACGAGAAGGAACCTGAGGTTTTGTTTGTGGGGGATTCTCTAATACTGCAACTGGCACAGACACAG ATATGGACAGAGAAGTTTGAACCGATGCATTGTCTTAACTTTGGTTGTGGCGGAGATGCGACCCAGCATGTCCTCTGGAGGCTACAGAACGGTGAACTGAAAAATATTGCACCAAAG GTGGTGGTGTTTCTTGCGGGGACTAACAACCACGGCCACACAGCGGAGCAGGTTGCAGGGGGGATTGAGGCGTGTGTGAGGACCAttgtacaacaacaaccacaGGCCAAGGTTTTGGTTTTG ACTATACCGCCACGAGGGCACCAGCCCAACCCCCTGCGTGTGAAGAATGAGGAGGTGAACAGAAGAATGGCCTCCCTACTCCAGTCTATCCCCAGTGTACAGTTGGTGGATGTGTGTCAGGGCCTGCTGCAGTCAGATGGGACCATCAACCACAACGACATGTACGACTATCTGCACCTGACCAG ttcTGGTTATGCCAAGTTCTGTGAACCCCTATATTGTGCCTTGGCCGAGATCTTAAAAATGCAAGATGCAACTGCACTGGCGATGGATGCCGCAGACAACTTAGTGGAGACGCCAGACTGA
- the LOC136433035 gene encoding UTP--glucose-1-phosphate uridylyltransferase-like produces the protein MAATTTMQWAPHDYQLLAKQDAYKTMEAELKKLYDTAPEDDPAKKETLLKDFEGFKKLFTRFLQEKSPHINWEKIQPLREGAVLPYADINQRELTPEVCSNLLSKLVVLKLNGGLGTSMGCKGPKSLISVRSGLTFLDLTVQQIEELNRKYNSEVPLVLMNSFNTDEDTEKILRKYKSCQVKIFTFNQSRYPRINKESLLPIATDVSESNLEAWYPPGHGDTYKAFAESGLLDQFIKEGKEFVFVSNIDNLGATVDFSILNHMVNPPNGPMSEYVMEVTDKTRADVKGGTLVGYEDKLRLLEIAQVHKDHVDEFKSVTKFKFFNTNNLWMKLSGMKRLVDKNELDMEVIVNNKTLGDGLGVIQLETAVGAAIKNFDNAIGVNVPRSRFLPVKKTSDLLLVMSNLYDMDNGFLDMSAKRQFKTVPLVKLGSHFEKVQEFLRRFENIPDMLELDHLTVSGDVTFGKDVSLKGTVIIVAEHGNRINIPPGALLENKIVSGNLRILDH, from the exons ACACTCCTGAAAGATTTTGAAGGCTTCAAGAAGCTCTTCACCAGATTCCTCCAGGAGAAAAGTCCCCACATCAACTGGGAAAAGATCCAGCCTCTTCGTGAGGGAGCT GTGTTACCATATGCTGACATCAATCAGAGAGAGCTCACACCCGAGGTTTGCTCCAACCTACTGAGCAAACTGGTCGTGCTGAAGCTCAATGGAGGCCTCGGCACTAGCATGGGCTGCAAGGGGCCCAAGAGTCTCATCTCTGTACGGAGTGGCCTGACGTTTCTGGACCTGACTGTGCAGCAGATCGAG GAGTTGAACCGGAAATACAACAGTGAAGTGCCTTTGGTTCTCATGAACTCCTTCAATACTGATGAAGACACTGAGAAGATCCTGAGAAAGTACAAGTCTTGCCAAGTTAAGATATTCACCTTCAACCAGAGCAG GTATCCCAGAATAAACAAGGAGTCCCTGCTTCCCATTGCAACAGATGTGTCTGAGTCCAACCTGGAGGC GTGGTATCCACCAGGACATGGGGACACCTACAAGGCTTTTGCAGAGTCTGGTCTCTTGGACCAGTTCATTAAGGAAGGCAAGGAATTTGTCTTTGTTTCCAACATTGACAACTTAGGAGCAACTGTGGACTTCA GCATCTTGAATCATATGGTGAACCCACCAAATGGCCCCATGAGTGAATATGTCATGGAAGTGACCGACAAGACACGGGCTGATGTCAAG GGAGGCACATTGGTAGGATATGAGGACAAGCTACGTCTTCTGGAGATTGCACAAGTGCACAAGGATCAT GTCGATGAATTCAAGTCAGTGACAAAGTTCAA ATTCTTCAACACAAATAACTTGTGGATGAAACTTTCTGGCATGAAACGCCTTGTGGACAAGAATGAACTTGACATGGAGGTCATTGTCAATAACAAG ACCCTCGGTGATGGGCTGGGTGTCATTCAGCTGGAGACTGCTGTTGGGGCTGCCATCAAGAACTTTGACAATGCCATTG GAGTCAACGTACCCCGGAGTAGGTTCCTGCCAGTGAAGAAGACGTCAGACTTACTACTGGTCATGTCTAATCTGTACGACATGGACAATGGCTTCTTAGACATGAGTGCCAAGAGACAGTTCAAAACTGTTCCTTTAGTCAAACTAGGGTCTCACTTTGAAAAG GTTCAGGAGTTCCTGCGGCGTTTTGAGAACATCCCAGACATGTTGGAGCTGGATCATCTGACTGTCTCAGGAGATGTCACCTTTGGCAAAGATGTGTCCTTGAAG GGTACTGTAATCATTGTTGCTGAGCATGGGAACCGTATCAACATCCCTCCTGGTGCATTACTGGAGAACAAGATTGTGTCTGGCAATCTTCGCATCCTGGACCATTAG
- the LOC136433032 gene encoding leucine-zipper-like transcriptional regulator 1: protein MAGSIPRPAVLSDGDHNGCCSDGAEYMTLDFGPFETVHRWRKLPPCDEFVGARRSKHTVVPYKDAVYVFGGDNGKNMLNDLLRFDVKDCSWGRAFTTGSPPPPRYHHSAVVFNGSMFVFGGYTGDIYSNSNLRNKNDLFEYKFATGQWVEWHVDGRLPPARSAHGASIYEGSMWIFAGYDGNTRLNDMWTISLTGETRQWEEVHQQGECPPTCCNFPVAVARDSMFVFSGQSGAKITNSLFQFHFKEKKWERIPTEHLLRGCPPPPQRRYGHTMVAFDRHLYVFGGAADNTLPNELHCFDLDTQTWEVIHPTADSEVPSGRLFHAAAVVGDAMFIFGGTVDNNIRSGEMYRFQFSTYPKCTLHEDFSRLLESQQFCDVDFIVGEAEEHIPAHIALVAARSEQLNTKIVEARDRVLQKRLQEEGEDGTMTTTQRGGQYFCDSMLEVPLRNAQPRAFQMVLQFIYTDRIKPGGRGQDGYSIDGVLLIMDVYGLAIQYRLGRLEQMCRQYLEASIRLNNVLVALQHAAELHLDLLKELCLNFIVRESHYNQIVMSTEFETVPQPLMVEIIRRKQSSNPIHPLPESNTGGIANTLEQDIEWFLKSGIGQEFCDITLLLDGVPFPAHKSILAARSSYFEAMFRSFMPEDREVTISIGEMIPSTQAFESLLRYIYYGDITMPPEDSLYLFSAPYFYGFSNNRLQAYCKHNLEMNVSVKNVVQILEAADRVGASDMKRHALRIIVEHFPKVARLPKVRSLNRDLLLDILTALADHMGESQACQDMAHMTVQDS from the exons ATGGCAGGGAGTATTCCTCGCCCTGCCGTGCTATCGGACGGTGATCACAATGGCTGTTGCTCGGACGGTGCGGAGTACATGACACTGGACTTTGGACCATTTGAAACTGTCCATCGATGGCGGAAGCTACCCCCTTGTGATGAGTTTGTGGGAGCACG gAGGAGCAAACACACAGTTGTTCCATACAAGGATGCTGTGTATGTGTTTGGAGGAGACAATGG GAAGAATATGCTGAATGATTTGTTGCGGTTTGATGTAAAAGACTGTTCTTGGGGAAG GGCCTTCACTACAGGCAGCCCTCCCCCTCCCAGATACCACCATTCTGCTGTGGTGTTTAACGGAAGCATGTTTGTATTTG GAGGCTACACTGGAGACATCTACTCAAACTCCAATCTGAGAAACAAGAATGATTTGTTCGAATACAAGTTTGCCACAGGGCAGTGGGTTGAGTGGCATGTTGACGGCAG GTTACCTCCTGCTCGTTCTGCCCATGGTGCCTCCATCTATGAAGGAAGTATGTGGATATTTGCTGGTTATGATGGAAACACAAG GTTGAATGACATGTGGACCATCTCCCTGACTGGAGAGACCAGGCAGTGGGAGGAGGTGCACCAGCAGGGAGAGTGCCCCCCCACCTGCTGTAACTTCCCCGTGGCTGTGGCCAGGGACAGCATGTTTGTCTTCTCTGGACAGAGTGGAGCCAAAATCACCAACAGCCTCTTTCAGTTCCACTTCAAGGAGAAGAA ATGGGAACGAATCCCGACAGAGCACCTCCTACGTgggtgccccccacccccacagcGTCGGTATGGTCACACTATGGTGGCCTTTGACCGCCACCTGTATGTGTTTGGAGGGGCAGCAGACAACACTCTGCCTAATGAACTGCACTG TTTTGACCTTGACACTCAGACATGGGAAGTGATCCACCCAACTGCTGATAGTGAG GTTCCTTCAGGCAGACTGTTCCATGCTGCAGCTGTTGTCGGGGACGCCATGTTTATCTTCGGTGGAACCGTGGACAACAACATACGCAGTGGAGAGATGTACAGATTccag TTTTCAACATATCCAAAATGCACCTTGCATGAAGATTTCAGTCGTCTACTGGAGAGCCAGCAGTTCTGTGATGTAGACTTCATTGTTGGGGAG GCAGAAGAACACATTCCTGCACACATAGCACTTGTTGCTGCAAGGTCAGAGCaactcaacacaaaaattgtGGAGGCCAGGGACAGAGTGCTTCAAAAG CGCCTACAGGAGGAAGGTGAAGACGGCACGATGACGACGACCCAGCGTGGGGGACAGTATTTCTGTGACAGCATGCTGGAAGTACCATTAAGGAATGCTCAGCCCAGAGCTTTCCAAATGGTCCTACAGTTCATCTACACAGACCGTATCAAGCCTGGTGGAAGAG GGCAAGATGGCTACAGTATTGATGGTGTGCTGCTAATTATGGATGTGTATGGCCTGGCCATCCAG TACCGCCTAGGTCGGCTGGAACAGATGTGTCGACAGTACCTGGAGGCCTCCATCCGGCTGAACAACGTGCTGGTGGCTTTACAGCATGCTGCTGAGCTGCACCTGGATCTGCTCAAG GAACTGTGTCTAAACTTCATTGTACGAGAGAGTCACTACAACCAGATTGTGATGAGTACAGAGTTTGAGACCGTGCCCCAGCCCCTCATGGTGGAGATAATCAGACGGAAACAGTCCTCAAACCCCATCCACCCTCTGCCAGAGTCCAACACTGGAGGCATAG CCAACACCCTAGAGCAGGACATAGAATGGTTTCTGAAGAGCGGGATTGGCCAGGAGTTCTGTGACATCACCCTGCTGTTAGATGGAGTCCCATTCCCAGCTCACAAGTCTATTCTGGCGGCAAGAAGCAG TTACTTTGAGGCCATGTTTCGTTCCTTTATGCCAGAAGACAGAGAGGTCACA ATCTCCATAGGCGAAATGATTCCTTCAACCCAAGCCTTTGAATCGCTGCTACGCTACATCTACTATGGGGACATCACCATGCCTCCTGAAGATTCTCT CTACCTGTTCTCAGCCCCATACTTTTATGGCTTCTCCAACAACAGACTACAGGCCTACTGTAAGCACAACCTGGAGATGAACGTGTCTGTCAAGAATGTGGTCCAG ATATTGGAAGCAGCTGACCGAGTGGGAGCGTCAGATATGAAGAGACACGCCCTGAGAATAATTGTGGAACATTTCCCAAAG GTGGCCAGACTTCCCAAGGTTCGATCCCTGAACCGTGACCTCCTTCTGGACATCCTTACCGCCCTGGCTGACCACATGGGAGAGTCCCAGGCCTGCCAAGACATGGCTCACATGACTGTACAGGACTCATAA